The DNA sequence GCAAAGAGAAAATTTAGTCCTTTTAGTGGTTAGCATTCCCATTGCTTCGATCCCCAAAAGATATTAGCGgcggtattttgatatttgggacaaaaaaatttcttcactaAAACCCCTTTTTGTCGTAATgactagaagaaaaagaaaaactaatagATAAAGACTCAAGTCTAAGTAGGAAGGTGGTTGGAAATTTCAAATAtgaaatgtgtgtgtgtgagagaaaaTTATGAGGTGAAATTTTTATCTTTCGGTAATGCTTATTGGGGTTCAAAATTTATGGACATTTTTTTCCATATCATCATTTAATCATAGATATTATTTTTAACCAATATGTCTTCTCCACTTGTTAAGATGATGCTTCATATCaagaagttaattttttttttttaagttttatcaaacaaataaataaatagaccATTGAAGATAAAAGACGGTGGGAAAATCCCATACATGATGTGTTGTATGGTTGAGAATTGAGGAGGCCATGATATACGACATGATCAGCCTATTTCGTATTTAAATACGTTCCCATTTATTTGAAAATCAGAAAATGACCACTTTACCTATCCTAAAAAGCTATCCATATGAAAATGTCCTACAACGTTCATATAAGAAAACATTTTTCCAATTTGTCTGCACTTTAAATATTACCATGTGAAATATATGGCTATTCTAACTGTTGGATAATGAGATAATGATCTGTATTTGTCATGTTTCAAATATTAGAGTCTAATTTAAAGTATCCTCCCACTTCCCCATTATTTTTGTGCATATTTATGATACTTCAAATCCAAAAGCTCTAAAATTTCAAAGCTCCATTTTATCAGGAGGCTAATtctgattggaaaaaaaaaacttgatatGTAAGTAAGAGATCTAGTAGTTGCAACCCTTTTTACCAGCCAGGGGAATAGAATAATCTTAGGGATAGGGgttgaaaaaattcatcctaggtgggtattttcaaactTACCCCTAAGATTCTATTCCTTTAACTATTACCAAATAGCTGCAACCCGAGTAGCAGCAAAAGAATTTCCTTACAAAATTTGGGTTCAATTTATATGCCACATGATAGTTGGTAGTAAAGGTTCCTATCATGAGCATATAAAAACTAAATTCTCCTTTGAATTTGAGAAAGTGAAGGATAAAGGTGAACATAAAAATCTAATGGAATTTTGAAAGATGAAGAAAGTGGAGAAGCTAtagaataaaatagaaaatatatgaCTTCGTGGTGAAgctttggcttttttttttttttttccttgagagagggagagggtggTGGgattgagttgggttgggttgggttttggttcTGGTGAAGCCCTGGCATTCTCGACCCCTTGCTTGTGGACTTCAGAAATATTAATGCTATGCATGTGAGGTGGACTTCTCTCCAATGGGCCGCagctcataaattatttggtgCATAAATTTTGAATAACACGGATAACCATTCCTTGGTGTCCAAAATTTGAACATTTGGTGAACCCAGGTCCGGCCCATATTCAACCTATGGTACAGCGCTCAAAATACAATTACTAACAAAAAATGGATTGGGTATTTCTTACATCTGAAATTAtcatattaaaattaaaatattataagGATGAAACGGATTATCTTAGAACCGTATGTGtagtttttccttttgataATAGCTCTTCCTCACCTGAGCATAGCAAGAAATTAACCCTTCAATGCTTTGAATGGATTGAAAACACCAAGAGATgcacacatttttttctctcgcTTAGATGAAGAGATAAAGTataaaaatgcatgttttattaacATTTTATAGAGTTGCTAGCTATTCTTTATGCCTTTgcattcaaaattaaaataaatagatcaaattttccttcatccatggtAAAGAGAAAATTCTCTTCATCCACTACTTTTGATGGTCAGATGACACTCCTAGAGTGTTACCAATGGCATTTCTCATCACCTTTGTGCACAACGGGGAGAGTTAATTATAACATCATAATGATGTGATTCGAGAAAATAACTTTCTCCTAAACATATTATTTTAATAAGTTCATATATACATAAACAAAGTTTGAAACTATTATACATGAATCTAATGACTATGCCAAGGACCAGTCAAAATATTGGGGCATGCACCATCCAAGAGAACCTTGGCTGTTGAGATTATAGAATGGATAATCTTTGTTTACTTAATACGAGTAGGTAATGTTGAATGATGTGTTCCAATTGATAAACAAGAGGGAGATGTTGTGACTTTGTAACCTGTgagagtaagagagagagagagagagagagaacagtgGCCAAGATGTTGGGGTTTGTATTTTGGAAAGAAGAATGAAAACCAAACAAACTAACTTGAAAATTAATGCGTGGGTAGTGCCGTCCTTAACATTGATTATAACAAAACGTTTTagccttttagggttttggtcccTAATGTCGGCCATAACATGGATGGAAGATGACACTTTCCTCAATTCCCTAATTACGAACAGCATTTCCCGTATTCCTTTTACGCTACGTAGTTCCCACTTcccacaaacaaaaaaaaggttGCTGCTGGGTTACCAGAATCAGAGGCTCCAGTTTTCAGGGTTTAGTTGGCAGAGACTTGTTATGTACTGGTTGTCTACGTCTTACGTGGCTATAATCCATCGTGAAAAATTGCCACATGTCCTTCCTCTCCATCCATATCTGTCTTGTCCCTTCTTTGCCATTTAGCATCACTTGACTGTGTGTCATACCTGTTCGtaatatcacatgaaatatataaGTAACCCTAAGGGTACTGTAGCTCAGTTGATAAGGGAACATGCCTAAACAATTAACATGTGTTCTGAGTTCAATTCCTCTTAGTACTTCTTTGGGGTTAGTCCCACGGTTTCTATAGGTCTTATAGAAACTGGTATTGACCTGACTCATATGTATGGGGTTTACACGTGTGTCCAGAGGATTAGTTAGGCCAAAGGTCAAGACACCCtcattaggaaagaaaaaaatatgcataTAAGTTTGATATTGTTGGAGTCTAAGGTGACATTGTGAGCTTAATccaactactctctctctctctgatattCACAcataaagaaaaggagagagaaaagatagTTGGATTAAGCTCATCACAATGTTACCTCAGACTCCAACAACTGCAACAAGGGTATCAAACTCTGTCACATtaagaaaaggagggagagagagagaaagagagaggtggTAATACTGGGCTTATGAAACATTGGACTAGTAATATTTTTGCTTGGTCTAGCTTCACTGCTTTCTTTTCTATGTTATGAGTTCTGAGTGAGAGTATAAAGTTTACAGAGGATCACCCGAAAAATCTTTGTTGTTAGCTTCTGGTTCTTCTGGTTTTGGGACCTCAGTCTTGCATCTTTTAACCTGCATTTATATGTGAAGAAGGTAAGGAaagaggagatgaagaacatgATAATAAGAAGAAAGGAATATAGTCTAGTACAATATACAAAGTATAGGATGATATTCTCACAATGGACGGTTTCTCAACTGTTCTCAGCTTCCTTGGCAAGTTGGTAAGAGAAATACCCAGATCATGAACTGTCCACAGAAAATCATGtcattcaagagagagagagagagagagagagagagagagagagagagagagaggattaagGAGGTAGGTAGGTATCTTTACCTTGCTCAAGAGACGAAGGCACTTGAGTTTGATGAGAAGCGCAGGGTGTAACCAAAAGGGAGAGGATACAGAGTGTTACAATGGCTAGTAGCTCCATTTTTCCCTTTGAAGACATGCGTGAGAGATTTTCTTGAGTATGTAGGTCGTGGGTTTATAACATTCAGGGATCACCTCGAaagggagagaggaagagagaaaacacAAAACACTAAACGCAGGTTCCAAAACAAAAACCCAGATATCCTAATAAACCTTAGTTTTTGTACCATCACAGCTCACCCCATAGCATTTCCAAAAAGCCATCTAACGAAAAAGATTGCTATGCTCACTGTACAAATTCCTTTATATAACTGAGCCACAAAATAAATATTGAACCTGCTCACAATGTTTTAAATTATGATggaatttaaaacataataattCCTAAATCATAATAAGGATTTTACTAATACACTATGAACCATTTCAATCTAAAAGAGGGGAAACGACATACCATTTACTGTCAAAGGCATGTTGTTTCCAGCGGAGCTTGATGCAGCCATTGATGCCGTCCTTGCCCGAATGAgaaaccttcttcttcttgctggaGGTAGGTTTCTCCCCTTGGTATTTTCTCAATACACTTCCCTAATGGGTGCGATTAGTACGTAACCCTACAAGGGGGACATAGTCTCCTTTAATAACACAATGCCCATCTCCCATTAAGGTAGGCCAATCAATTAGAGAGCAATCTTCCCTATTTGCaaccaaactaatatggtggATATCATTAATGGAATCCAAGCTAATtggcaatcaaatcaaatattgggttTCCATAATGGAACCCAATCAATGGTCAATTGGGATATATTAGGAAATAAATCCTATAGTCTCCCACTTAGACCATTTGACCAGTTCACAACCacccaagttttattttttttaaaacaagttAAAAGATTTGTTTGTTTAAACGACAATTCTTGGCTTTCAACAATTTTAGAAAACAACTCAATGTGGCCACTTTAACAAAACACCCCATCCTTGGTTGCATTCAATAATACCTTAAATGAACGAAACTATTGATAAAAACTATAATGATTGTAAATCATTTATTAGTCGAGACATTCCCTTCCACAATCACAGTATCAACAATCCCACCCAAACCGGTTCTTAAGTAGGGAAACAATTAATAAACGGTCCAAATAATAATATCTCATTCATATCGCAATAATTGTATACACAAAGATATAAATGAGAAATGATCAGGAACATCCATAAATATGATCATAATAAATAATAGAGGGTGTCTATAATAAAACATGACCAATACATCAAACTCTAATAAGACCCATATCAGATACAAGATCTACAAAGAGCTTAGGCGCCATTGCCTTGGTCAACAGATCTGCAATCATCAGACTTATCTTTATATGAGATACAGACACCTTCTGTTCCTGAATAGCTTCCTTCACAAAGTTGTACTTCACTCCAATATGCTTAGCTCTGCTAGAATACTTGTCATTCTTGGAGTAGTACACAGCGGCGACGTTGTCACAATAAAGTCTTAGCGGCTTTATGATGGAATCGACAACCTGAAGCCTAGAGATATAATTCCGTAACCAAATCACCATTgatgtggcctcaaagcatGCCACGAACTCCGCTTTCATGTTAGAATTGGAGACACAAGTCTATTTTTTGGACTTCCAAGAAATTACCCCACCAGCAAGTAGAAAGACATAACCAGATGTAGACTTTCTGCTATCGAGGCAACTGGAAAAATCAGAGTCTGAATAACCGATCACTTCCAACTGATCAGTTGCTCTGTAAGTAAGCATGTAGTCTTTCGTTCCCTGTAAATAACGCATCACCTTCTTAGCAGCCACCTAGTGATCCATACCAGGATTACTGATGTATCTACCTAGCATCCCAACTACAAAGCTAATATTTGGATGAGTAAAAGTCATGGCATACATAAGACTTCCCACGGCTGAAGAATAGGGAATGTCTTTCATCAGTTCTCACTCCAGATCATTCTGCGGACACTAGCTTAAGCTAAACTTATCACCCTTAATCACGGGagcaacactagatctacaagtcttcatatCATATCTCTCAAGGACTTTATCAAAGTAGGCTCTCTGTAATAGCCCAAGCAGCTGACGAGATCTATCTCAAAATATCTCGATACCGATAACAAAAGATGCCAAGCCCATGTCTGtcatttcaaagttcttagaGAGGAATGTTTTCATATCCTTTAACAAACCAAGATCATTGCTAGTAAGcaaaatatcatctacatataggACCAGGAATATAAACTTGCTCCCACTGACTTTCAGATATATACACTTGTCAAAAGTGCTCTCTACAAATCCGAAAGACATAATGATGTGGTTGAACTTTAAATACCACTGTCTAGAAGcttgtttaagtccatagattgatttctttaatttgcacaccaaaattttctttccttgtaCACTAAATCCATCTGGTTGATTCATGtagacttcttcctctaaatccccATTCAAGAATGTTGTCTTCACATCCATCTAGTGAAGCTTCCGGTCATAGTGAGCCACTAATGCTAAAATGATCCTAAATGAGTCCTTCTTAGAAACAGGAGAGAAGGTCTCATGGTAGTCAATGCCTTCCATTTGAGTGAGACCTTTTGCGACTAATTTGGCATTATGCTGTTCAACTTTACCCTTCAAGTCATGCTTGGTCttaaatacccatttacaaTCAATCGCTTTCAATCCCGAAGGTAGTTCAACGAGTTCCCAAACTTTATTGTCACTCATGAATTTCATCTCGTCTTTTATGGCATCTACCCATTTATTAGAATCATTATCATTCATAGCTTATGAAAAATTTAAGGGGTCATCCTTGATTCCAATATCAAATTGAGACTCTTGGAGATATACTATATAATCATCCGAAATAGCAGACCTCCTCACTCTCTGAGGTCTACCCTGTACTTCTAGCTGAGGTGGAGGTAAATCCATAGTGTTCTCAGTGACAACATCCTCATGGAGTGGTACATCCtctatagtttgttgttccGCAAGATCATTACCAATGGTAATTTATGGAATAACAATATCATCATAATGTATAGGAGCTAGTAGTGTAACCCAGAGCTCCTCAAATACCACATTATGTGGTTCGACACTCCCACTGATATCAccatcctctaagaatctagCAGTTGAAGTTTCCACAAACCTAGTACTATGCTTGGGCGCTTAGAACCTGAATCCCTATGACCATTGGCAGTATCCAATAAATTAGTAGCTAATGGCCCTAGAGTCGAGTTTCCTTTCATGTGGATTATACAATCTGGCTTTAGCTGGATAGCCCCATACATGTAAATATCTCAAACTGGGTATCTTTCCCGTCTATAGCTCATAAGGAGTTTTAGGAATTAACTTATTGGGAACTTGATTCAAGAGATACTCAGCTATTTTCAAAGCTTCGCCCCACATAAACTCAGACAGTGATGAGATGAGTTGCTTATCATAGTATGAATCATATCCTTATAGGTACGATTACGTCTTTCTACAACTCTATTTTGTTCAGGTGTACCAAGAAGTGTATACTGGGGAGTGATACCCTTAGATTTGAGAAAACGTGTAAATGGTCCCTCAACTTGCCCTAGGTCTGTATGTCTACCGTCGCACTCACCCCCTCTATCAGATCTCACGGTCTTGATCTTTCTATCCAACTTTTTTTCGACTTCGGCACAATATGTCTCAAAGACATTTATGCTTTTAGACTTTTCCTTTAACAAGTAGACATAACAATACcgtgagtaatcatcaataaaggTGATGATATACGTCTCACCAGTAATGCAGGGGTCAAATGGTCCACAAATATCTGTATGAATTAATCCAAATAATGCATCACTCTTTGTGGAAGTAACTTTATTTGTCCTAGATTTCTTACCTTTTATTCAATCTATACAAGTACCAAAGTCAGTAAAGTTAAAAATAAGCAATACACCTTCCTTCAGTAACTTCTCCATCCTAAGTCTAGAAATATGCCACAAGGTTGAGGAAACATTATTGTTGGATTTACGTTCAGTTCCAACATTTATATGCAGGGTAAGcaaagaatttttaaaattgGAATCCAAATTAAATCTATAAAGATCATCGCATAAATATCCAGTAAATACTAGATTATTATCTTTATAAACTTTAAAAACATTATTCCCAAACATAGAGGCATAACCCTTAGAATCAAGTTTTGATAAAGAAACGAGATTTCTAGAAATAGAGGGGACATAGAGAGTGTCCAATAAGTCCAGTTGGTATCCGGTATCCATTATGAGTCTGCAAGTGCGGATTGCTCAAACTTCAGACTCCATCCAATTCCCCATATAGATGATACTCTCACTGGGACTTGGGCTCCAAGTTAAAAGGAATTCCTGCATGGAATTCGATATATGCACagatgcaccagaatcaatccACCATGTATTACAAGGAACGTCAACgagattggtttgaaaacaaACTAGGATATAattattacccttcttttcgaaCTAGGCTTGACGTTTCTGACAGTGCTTATGAAGATTTCCCTCCTTGCAGAAGAAGCATTTTACTTTGCCAAATTTCTTGTTGTCAATAGGTGGATTGGATGTCTGCTTCTTTGGTGCAGTTTTAAAGTTCTTTCTCTTCTTACATTTATGTGAAACCATGTTAGCCATTTGTCTTCCTGCCTGTTTCAATCTctgttcctcttgaacgacttaCTCTGAAGCTCATTTAGATCCCATTTATCATTATTTGTGTTGTAATGGATCTTGAATGGTTCAAACTTCTAAGGAAGAGATTGAATTATCAACCCACCTAGGAAAATTTCATTCAGTATTTGGTCCATCTTTGCCAGTTGTGCAAATAAGTTTACCATTTCACAGATGTGATCAGTTATGCCACTGCTGCCATTATATTTCATGTTTACTAATTTGGCCATGAGTGTGCCTATAAGAGACTTGTCTGCTGTAGAGAACCACTTTTCAATAGACACCAGATATGTCTTTGCATCAGTAGAGTAAGGGATCGATCCTTTAATAACCTTTCcaattgttttcttgataaacAAAAGGCACAATTGGTTTGATCGGGTCCACTTCCTATGAAGACTAATCTTATATGCAGTACTCCTATCAGTGAGATCAGTTAGCTTCTTAGTGCACAAACAATAGTCATGATTGACAGCAGTCAAATAGTATATCAGCTCTTTGTGCCAGTCCGAGAAGTTTGAGCCAGTAAGTATGAGGACGGAATTAGGGATAGCTATAGGTGATGGTCAttctgaaagaaaaaataaatacatgCTTACATATCAATAATGCTTTGAGTTTCAATAATGCTAGAATTGTAATTCAAGAAAGAGCACCCTATGACATCAATACAATCTATTATTCATGATCAAGAAAGTAATATGCTAGTGGTTCAGGCGTTGGAAGTCACCTTTAGGACTGGAAATCTATCCAAGCAGTCAAGCAAAGATGTGTGCCTTTGGACACTCCCATCTTGACTCAACTGTTGGACTAATGATTTATCACAATGTCCTAAAAATTTATCTTTAATTTGATGGTATCACAATTATGTATAGGGTTAATAGTTATGGCCATCACAACCATGATGAAACATGTACCTTTGAATACTCCCGTTCAACCTAATTGCATGACCTAATACCCTAAACTAATTGCAATAATTATGAGacaaaatttcatttatatttaaGGCTAACAGTTAAATTCAACACAATTGAGAGAAGTGTGTACCTTTGAATACTCCCACTCTTCTCAGTCATGTGAATGTCATTaatgccttaaaataaggtTTTATGATGTCATTTATTTAATGATGTTTTGATACAGttatttttaattcaatcaCTTTGAATTTTCATGATTGATCTACTTTGGCGGCAATCGAATCACTAGTTTTCTTAGTTTTATCTCTAAAATTCCAACATCTAATCATTTATGACATCATGAAACAATTAATTTAATTATCCCAAAGTTTAATTCAACTAGGGTCATCAATATATTATCTTAAAGTTACCCATAATAGCAAACATAGGGAAAGACAAAATCAAAAATAGATTCTCAATGAATACATAATCACAGCAGAAGTGGTTATTTAATGATTCtatcaaataaataatttcGTCACAAAAAGGTTAAGTTTGTCCCTAATATGTGTTTTCTTATTACTTAAAGTTTCAGCACATAAACATGTTTGTTTTcataaacaaaaacagaaaacataTACTACCATAAATAGAACACAAATAAATGAAAacatatgtaaaaaaaaaaaaaaaattactgacataaagaacagaaacaaaaactgttccaaaacagaaacagaaacagaatacTATTCcagaacaaaaacagaaaaactgtttcaaga is a window from the Macadamia integrifolia cultivar HAES 741 chromosome 5, SCU_Mint_v3, whole genome shotgun sequence genome containing:
- the LOC122078572 gene encoding protein GOLVEN 6-like, producing MSSKGKMELLAIVTLCILSLLVTPCASHQTQVPSSLEQVHDLGISLTNLPRKLRTVEKPSIVKRCKTEVPKPEEPEANNKDFSGMTHSQVMLNGKEGTRQIWMERKDMWQFFTMDYSHVRRRQPVHNKSLPTKP